Within the Plasmodium relictum strain SGS1 genome assembly, chromosome: 12 genome, the region ttaataaatacCTGGATGAAAATGTTTATGATTTATGAATGAGGCGCTTTTATTTCCAATTTTATTTATCCACATTTTAAacgaaaacaaaaaaaattaaataaaaataaattattttatgtttttattatattcattttttgatcataagatattttttttttttataattatataattgttattgttaaatgtaaattttttttttttattttgaaaaaaaaatttttaaaataaactttttttatgaaattttataaggaaaaaaaaaaattaaataaaaaaaataaatatatataacgagaaatatttttaagaagaaaattattttaaaatttatatcattGAAACAAAAAcataaagaatataaaaaagagaaataaaatttttaaaaatataaaaaaacaaaagaaaagtgaaatatatataaatactaagaataatttttttttcgtatATAGATTCACACACAAATTCAATtcaaaaaattcttaaaatatattaatttttaataaataaaaaaaaggaaataatatatttattatgatatttaacaaatttaaaaatatgagaATATTTAATATCTTCACAAAGTGTTGTTAATATTAACTTTCGGATGATTCAGATCCagactaaaaaaaaatatacatatatatgtattttaaagttaaaaataattgaataatatataaaagaataaaaaaaaataaaaaaaaataaaaaaagctTAAAAAAATGACACAAAATtacaattttattaaaaaaaattattattcaataaataatcttttaattgtatttattttattttattctttaaatacTTCTTCTATGTCATATTTCCATAAATTAGTATTGTTATAAACCATATTAACCATATGAAGGaataactaaaaaatataaaataaattttatttttgttaatacTTTATAAAGGTATATGAaggcaaaaaaaaaaattattttatttttttaaccttttttacattttttccTGTATGAGCAGAAGTTAACCACAACTGCACCATATTTTCAgtactttttattaattaaaaaaaaaaacatatatatataaaattatatatttatatttttcagtTATAGAAAatgcaatttttttaatatttatgtacttcataaaaaatattcacaTCTTACGCGAAATTTTCTGCTTGTCTAATTAATTCATTATCTTCCTTTACTAAAtctaataaaaacataaaaataataatgtgaaatatataaaaatatatatatgagcTTTATTTCAATCAAACAATAACCACACTTATTTCCTACAAGAGATATAAATGGTTTTAATgtctaaaagaaaaaaaaaaaaatgaaaataaaataattaaaaagtaaataaacaaataataaaacttaattagataaaaacttaataagaaatagaaaataaaattttatagagtaaaatgaattatatctttaatttatcttacataatatttatcatatatactggccatttttaaataaatcatttttacaTAATCAAATGTAGATGCATTAGAAAGAtcaaaaactaaaaaataagCCATCCTTcctataaaatttatatataattataaaaacgttataagtaattttataattttaataatattaataaaaataactaaCCATAACTAATTGAATTATAAGGATCATCTTTACTAAAAGGAATAGATGGATTTTCAAAGTAACTGAATATGGGGTTTTTCAAACTATCCTTTTTCGCTGTTActgtaaaatttatttttataattgttAAGATAGAAAACTatcaataaatatatatatattcaaaaatattaaataaatattattttcattttcatttatatgattattttaaataaaagttttCAAAATCACAAtgaaatgaaattaaaaacatttataaatacttatttaaataaaaaaaaaaatatatatatatgtatatatttttaaatttttatctaataaattttatgtaaaaaaaaaaaaacatactCTCTTTTCTTAACATATTAGTGAAACGGTTTATATCCGTTTCAAGACAAGTATCTTCTATTTCAACAcaaaaacttttatttttatccttGTGTACTTTATAATATAtcctttaaaattttaagtaattattttataatattcaataagaatatatatatatatgtaatattattttttattcttttttttttacataggCATGTCTGTATGTGTATAATTATAGACAATATCATTATTCATAATAGAATTAATTAATGATGTTTTTCCTGTATTTAGGTAACCAATAACTGTTAACTGTAATAAAAtcatatttcatattttttttttttaaaaaagtttaaaaaaattatgaataaaGTAATGAAAGTACTATCCTCATATAATACttcaaaaaacaaaaatatactCTGCTAATACAAATTAAcctatatttattattaataatattaacaaaaaacagaaaataaaaattttcaattaaatTATACGTTATATTTTATACAAAAGACTAATGgtattttgaaattttataaaaagatatatgaAGTATTACCCTTATAAAAtttcaattaaatttttagaaataattatttttattgattatttcttttatatttcttgttaaacaattttatgtatttttttttttttttacattttgaATCGTTATCATTACTTTAAATAGTTTTgtcatattttaaaatgtgtgcttgaattatttttattttattttatattctttttattaatatgttaacgtatatataaatatcatcttaaaataatatttaataagctattatataaaaaattaaaataaaaaaaaaaaaagttatattctataatgaaaaaatctTATTAGTTTTAGACCAACTAAAATTAgattaaagtaaaaaatatttatgcacaaaaaaaaaaaaaaaaaaatatatatatatatatatacacattTTTTGAATATGCATAAAggtgtaaaaaaaaaaaaataatttgtaaAACTTTACTCCTTTAATAtggataataataaaaaaaaattatttaaatggtTAATAgtacaatatattttttttttatatatataaacaattcattttgtttaaaaaattaaaacaaaaaaatcaTTGTCTTTTCATTACCGTAtcctaatattttttttctattaaactaaaaaaatacCTCACATTTAtatgcatttttttaaaattatttagaaaGAAgattaaataaatgaaatgtAAAAATTCATGTagaatttttcttcttctacaTATATGAAATgttaatacatatatatattttttttttttaaaaagatatccagaaaataaataagataATACACAAAAATAGTCTCTTGAGGAATAAACATGAGtttaaatgtaaataattaaataaatataaatatatatttattgagTGAATAAAAcaaacatataaataataaaaaaaaaaaaaatcctgTATGCTTTATATAgataaacatatttttttgtataatgaataattcttattaaaaaatatttaaacaaTTTTAATAGTTAATAGAAAATGTTATTTTTCTAACAAGcacattaatatatattttatttttaaatcattagactgacaattaaaaatatttatattttctctattctttttttatatttttttagggAGATATAGATACTAAAAGCTTAATTGAAGTagatatattcttttaattttattattataacaaacaaatatatatatatatatatatatgtttttatatttttgaaggAAAGAGACATATGGAAGAAGAAGTTTGAGAAAATTGAGTTGGAGAATTCAAtcttaaagaaaaaattagaagattatataacaaattatgaaaataaaaatgttgaagtagaaaattttacaaaaataaaaacggATATgttaatgaaatataaatatatggtaatgaaaaaagatatatatatatatatatatatatatatgttcatttaattattaattcgttatgaatatatatttttaacttaCAAAATGTGTAGGACAATAAGTGTGAAtacttaaatataaaagtaagCATATTAActttagaaaaagaagaagaaatgaaaaaaaataatgaaatgcaaaaaattattaataaacaaaaaaaagaaattgagggatacaaaaaaatattagaaaaattgaaaagtatgaatatatcatttaaaaaaagaaaaaatgaagcagaaaataaaatttgctTTATGATAgataatgatttattaataaagaacgataacattttattaaaagaaataataaaagtaaatgatagattaaatgatataaataataaagtaaatgaaaaaatgaaaggAGAATTAGAAAAAACGAAAAAGAAATTACATATAGCTAAtgacaaaattaaaaaatttcatgatgcttttattaacataagtaataattatttgaaaCATAAAggagaaaaggaaaaaaagttattagtAACCTTAAAAGTTAATGAAGAATTAAGAGAAGAattagaaaagaaaaaatctatagaaaaatttaatatagaaTGTAAGGCCAAATTAGAAGAATATAATGCaaaaaatactttattaaattattatgaaataaaatataaagtaaaTGATAGAAGCAAAAATAGAATCTTAAGATACATTAATTTAATATCAAATAATTGTAAAATGGAAGAAAATGGTAATTCAGATGAAaccaataaaaatatttttttatatgaccTATATAATATGtatgataaaaatgataaaaattatgaggaacaaattaatttattgaaaaaaaaaatattggaTGAAGATAATTTCCAtcaaatgaataaaaaaaaatataatacgCTTATAAATACCTCATCATttcaaaataaagaaaatagtgAAAATAGTTTAGAGGCATTTAttcttaataatttatactCATCAAATATTATAGAAATACtacattataatattaaaatagtaAATGATATTTTAGAATGCTTTAATATAACACTGTTACTTCTTTCTTACATATATGAtacttatttaaaagaaataataaataacatTAACAATAGTTCTTATTTACAATCATTAGAAAAAAGCAATATCAGATTtgtcatttatttttttataactttatCGAGCTTTTTGTTGTCtacattaaaatatatttatattataaaaaactCGGATAGTaatgattatttaaaattactaTGTAACGAGagaatttttcatatattttatttaagcaaatatattttagaaGAATATGTtgagaaaattaaaataaaactatTTTCTTCAAATATAGACTATTCTACATTAGTATTTTTAAGTGATCAATTaaacaatttatataattttatatttgctCAAAATATGGCATACAATGAAAACAATGAAGAAggaaatgaagaaaaatatcAAACAATAAATGATAGCAACAACAGCATAAAATCTAACAGCGAGGCAGGAACAAATAAAGATATTATGAGTAATacaagaaatgaaaaaaaaaaagatgaaagtCAAAAGGACAAGAAAATATTAGAATcagatgaagaaaaaaatatatcatcaTTTGAATTGTTTtgctttttaaattttgtcATTGCTACTAGTATTCATCTGATGAACGataaagatatattattTGATTCATTTAATGATATAGACATGGACATACAAAAGGAAATACTAATAAAGTGTGATTATGttctaaaattaattaaaattccCCCAAAAGTTTTTAGTTTctatttttgtataaaaagatacaatttttcatttgaaaACTTTCTAGAATGGGTTACAAACTACAAAAGTTTAATAATAGATGATAtcaatagtaataataataaagaaagatCAAAAAATCCAACTTCatttataaatgaattaagtaaaaatattttaaatgaattaaatactATATCAGACAGAACTAATATCTATTATATGAATGGACAAGAAacaaaagaattatatatttatgatatatgcaataaatatatagatatgtacaataatattatatcaaaaaaaaataaaaatttaatagaaaaaaaagttataaaagaaaaagatgatgttataaaaaaattagaagaaaatataactgattatgaaaataaaatacatttaatgaacaaaaaaattaatatgttAACtgtaaaagaagaaaaatgcAATAAAATGCAAATTGATTtagatattttaaagaaagaaaaaaacgaatatttaaatatcatTAACGATTTacgaaaaagtaaaaatgaaaGTGTAAATGAAATTGCATATATTACTAAGCATTATaatgaaacaaaaaataagtacACTGAACTTTTAAAAGGTTTTGAACccaaaagaaaatatttaaatggtaataaaaataatgagcAATTTAACATAGATACctattatatgaaaaaaattataaataatttatattacgAAAATTTcctgataaaaataaataaaaattatcatttgtttgatgaaaaaattaactattataacaatttatacAATAATTATTCAAcaattaattttctttatgaagatgaaaactatgaaaataataaatggaaaataaaaaatacaaatgataaaaatacaattaaAAAGGAAGATGAAACAAATATAATGCTTAATAAGATTTTTGGTGatgaaatttattttatcaacaAAAATCACAAAGTATTATTTgatgatatatataactgTGAATTAATTAAAAGTAGATTAGCTAAACATAAAACAGACtactttaaaaataagttatATCAGACTACTTTATGTAATTCTTTATCTAATGAAGAAAAGAAATACATTGAAATAGTAGACATAATTGAAaactataaaaatttaaaaaataaaatattaaaagaaatattaaatatgtcTATTAATCATAACACTGATATCCAAATGAAAAATCATCAAAAAAGTTCAGAGCATTTACATCGTAAATTATCAGAACTAAAAagtgtaataaaaaaattttatattaataataatttaagaaatttatataaaaatcttCCTCATTTAGAACATATACTAAATATAACCGTAGgagaaaaaagtaataaagaagaaaattatgaaaaaataggCAACATctctaataaaaatttaaataaaaaaacatatttacATAGTGACAAAGTAATCTTAAATAATCATTCATTATCatatttaattcaaaatatatttaatttataaaaaaaaaaatgaattaaaatatataataaattttctttttctttttaaaattcatTAAACAATATGTACATATCTTTatacataattttataataaatattagatatcctattttattttattcaatttAGTATTGATTAATATCTACAGTTAATTATGtgattattttgtttttaagaATGTTCTTTTCgattctatattttttcattgtaTTCCTTTctctaaataaaattttttctttacatacagtttttattttattttattttttctttttttttttttattcctgctttattaattaaatttttttttttattattagataaatatcaaattaatatatgtatatttattgtacttaatatattataatgaaaattcattttattcTAAGTgcatttaaagaatttttttaaccccttaaaataaaaaattcaacaacattatatataaaaaaaataaaattaatataaaaattatggattcataaaaagaaaaaaaattttaatatattaatgagaaaataaattaaaataaataattttgttaTAAGAAATTCTTAAAaggtatatatttattttatattatatatatttatgtttatgtacaaattaaataaatattattgttttactatttttctatcacattttaaagaaaatattttggTAGATTATAAAGATGATAAgtgaaaagaaaatatttttcagaaatattatctaaaaaaaaaaaaatattaagaaaaatatcacatagaagtttttttttttttttatcttagaTTAATAGAAGgttgaaaaatgaaaaaaagtaaacttataatattaaaaaacaatgatccactaaaaaaaaaaagaaatttttgtttttttctttcattgagaaaatataatccgaaaataataaataaagaaaatgatgataataGCATTAAAAGAGAATATGACATATTCAAATATTTTGATGgtaacaaaaatattataaaaacaactagttatatattaaaagagcATTTAAAcgattttatatttataaaacaaCAGGGTAATTTCTATAACTATTTCTATAATTCATACccatttattataaatagatatgttaattatataaaagagaattatgtaatagaaaaaaatgaaaataatgaaaaaaaaaaaagaaataataaagtggaaaacaataatatagaaaatactaattatttgtttttgtttcattattataataaaaatacaaaagatGGAATGGAAAGAAAAGagtttttaaattttgttaACAAAAGTATAAATTTCCACAATAATACTACAAAATTTTTGAAAtgtttaaaagaaaatatatatatgaatagaaaaattaacaaaaatgaagatataaaattgaatttagtttttgaaaatataattgaTAAAATCAATGAAacaaatgatataaataaaaaaatagaaattttgCTATACTTAGCAAATATATGCAATGAAAATTCATCTCCTATTATATAttcaaatattaaaaaatatatacaggAAATCTATGATagtctaataaaaaaaacgaaAAAAGGTGTCGTAGaacattatttaatttttctattatataaagaatttCTATCCtctaaaaatgaaaaatatataaatatggatataaaaaattatttatcagaagaaatttctttttataattatttaaaaaatgaaaatataaatatttttttattaagtttAATATATCGtgatttatcttttttaaataactatGAATTGAAATATGTTTTAATGAATTTAGTActttcaaaaattaaaaattgcGATTTCCTTACTAATTTAGATAcacataataataatgtactctttagaaataaaaataataatttaaataattcacTTTTAACATTTTTCTCTAGTTCGTtattaagaaataattttttttcttttttaaaggATTATGATTACATAGACTACTCTggtgttataaattattcaaaagatttgaatataaatgatttaaataattacatATGCCATAACTTATTAACTGCTCTCATTCAATTTAAGCACTCACAGAGTAAATATTATGATATGATCAAgttatataagaaaaaatactttctagataatgaaaaaaatgcaatattatttaattatattttcaaattaaaagaaaatactgATTATATGAATGAATTTATTATGAATaatattatgttttttacaaagtatttcattaaaaataaaagttccttttctaataatttatacTTTAATATACTAAAAGTTTATTGTGATTTCCTGAGTACTATTAAGGATTCAGAAAATTATGAtctaaaaaagaagaatagCTTAATTAATgactcaaaaaaaattataaattattgtataaatgaaatatattataatattaactCATATACACTTAAAGAGTTTTCTtcctttatttatttaattaaaaaattaccaGCAAATTTCAGttttgaattaaaaagtGAGGCAAATTatagtaataaaataaaaaacatattttataaagataaaaaaaaggaaagtttacttatttcaaatattttgCATTTTAATATTGAtggaataaataaaacaacTATCAAAGATACTAatgaaaaaaacattttacaTGAACATATCAAATTAAGTAATAATAACTCAAACGAAGTATATAATAATACAGTAAATAATTCTGAAgacaaattaaataaaagtatgCTTGAAAGAAAAGGAGAAGATATTgaaataattgaaaaaatatcttctaatatttctaaagaaaataataaacagAAAAAGGAAGAATCAGAAAGTAGCAAGCATGATAGCTATCTATATACTTTAGGTAAGGATAATTTAAAAACTAAGAAGAATGTaactataataaataaaaaagattttgttattttagtCTCTTTGTCTATTTTTGATGAAATGAATGAAGATTTTGTGTTgaaaataaaggaaaaagaattacatttaatgaaagaaaaagacaaatataatatatatgaatatatttatgaaaatcattataatcattttttgaataattctTCATCATATATAGAacatataaatgaaaaatttgatgaaataacaaaagaaaaaattataaattattttgttttatttacacATATAAGTAAATTAGATATATACGAATTGtgtttattaattaataccatgaatgaaataaataaatttcagAAGTTTGTTGATTTTTTTATCTCTAAacatatagaaaatatattataccAAGAATTTAAAGATGATCATATTaacaataaagaaataaaatttaattatgaGTTTAGtgaaaattatttagataattatatatcaaagataaatgaaaaaaaagaaaaattagaaaattttcaaaatgcaattgaaaataaaaatagtaatacTAATGCAAAAACTCAAAAACATTTTGATGAAATTAATTTAAGTATACATACACCATATTCCtctaattttgaaaaatattattatgaatATGATATTCTTACAAGcacaataaatttatttttaacattaGATGAAAACAGTATAACAAAACATACTATTGCTAAATATTTAAAGGATATCGATTATAATaaagtaaatattttaaaagttgattttgataatttttttttaaaaaacaatCATAAACAAAAAGTGAGAAAAGACGATAAaacttatttatttaatgaaaactTAGAAGAGAGAATGAAAAGTGAAAATTTCAATGATTCATTTTATCTTGATTATAAACttctatttattaattcGGATAGTAGTAATATAACGAGAAACGGtgttaatgataaaaataatagtacTTATATAGAAGAGGAGAAAATTTTAGGTACTACATTAAATAatgttataatttataacatatTAGAAAATAGATTAAAATATGATACTAATTTAAAGAAtcattttttacataaacaaaattacgaaaaagaacaaataaaacatttttatgaaaaagaaatgttaactttaaataatatattaagttTAATGAATTACGTTAAtcaaattaataatgatatgAAATACATGAATTTACTAACTTTaatcttaaaaaatataattctttgtaaagaTGAAATAgtagaaataaaaacatatagaGAATTAACTACTTTTTtgttgaatataaaaaatttttatcaaaaaatgtatatacaATCTCAATACTCTTATTTAAATATGCTGCTAATGTATTATGTAAAAAGTATTCAAACATTcataccttttttttatttttctgattacttaaaaattatgcaagtatatataaaatatgataTAGCAgggaattatttaaaatatttagttattttaaataatgaatttaataaaatgaacattaaaaatataaatttctaCTATGTTCACATAATattgtat harbors:
- a CDS encoding GTPase, putative, which codes for MILLQLTVIGYLNTGKTSLINSIMNNDIVYNYTHTDMPMIYYKVHKDKNKSFCVEIEDTCLETDINRFTNMLRKEITAKKDSLKNPIFSYFENPSIPFSKDDPYNSISYGRMAYFLVFDLSNASTFDYVKMIYLKMASIYDKYYTLKPFISLVGNKCDLVKEDNELIRQAENFATENMVQLWLTSAHTGKNVKKLFLHMVNMVYNNTNLWKYDIEESGSESSES